A genomic segment from Schistocerca piceifrons isolate TAMUIC-IGC-003096 chromosome 4, iqSchPice1.1, whole genome shotgun sequence encodes:
- the LOC124795420 gene encoding regulator of nonsense transcripts 2 isoform X1 has protein sequence MDDDSVEVAARQQIRPQNDSKWTEENSESLSAPAVSSDVGKAFTSSSEMCDNESVMLNVDFFGEKATGDDQDVQTAKEMVSQSIGLISQKKPNIDSFEPADVDQSFVMEYINQTNYRIFVTSQLRNYNYYIDNCRPAEEHFVKLDSSVKRNAAFVKKLRTFTGSQIESLLKDVATLNLTKYLSEVAAALVDTKLKMSDVWAAVKLCNMLHLTYPEFKVSLLENWQRALCIRKDDKISNPAKLRVDIRFYAELISVGIFTLKEGLPLLGNVLTMLINTDKEQHNNVNIILSFCHHCGDDYAGLVPRKLRMLLEKFSLPLPQYDLLPKEKQQNVKALLLEYYNSLCKRRSTDYCELQAYIKRNEKILQTKGQLSFERKERLEELHLAFQNLDANTLKFSEVLDVDVPPLPVVKSAKHESLNSNSESEECTNVADIWDDDDSRQFYEVLPDLKEFMPNLQTQVIEQDSITEEALDMELDTDTPFDDDQPVPDTEETDDSEIVPVANKPQIETFVSSLTSCVNRELIDSASVEFVMNLNTKSNRKKLIKSLINVPRTRLDLIPMYARLVATLYPVAPEIGVELSQLLKQAFRYHVRKKDQMKIETKIKIVTFIGELIKFQVYSKIEGLYCLKMLIHDFTHHHIQMCCCFLESCGRYLFKHPDSSNRMKIFLEQIMRKKSVMALDSRHILMIENAYYSVNPPDVVCFTRRERPPEQEFIRKILYQDLTKYNSENVLCLMRKLDWDQSDMAAYAIKCLICGFKVKYENIAYLASIVSGLALFQDFVGPMVVDGVLEDIRLGMELNLPKYNQRRVAMIKYLGELYNYRMIDSKTVFRVLYSLITFGVSWDLRVPSAIDPPESLSRIRLSCVLLDTCGNYFVTGRSKATLETYLVFFQHYYLLKYTNPFWNENNLFPPGIKLMFQETVLKLFPNAQLHTSLAESDAEVKRICDEYKDDSDFLFTITGTNFEHDADDVCSDSDEYPNHICEVTLESESVPLENMLTTAKDHSGNTMTSHSETVSLSSVSVVKSVGCFGEKDLTYASDALSYTGSDILDDWETDGSSMAADGGGLSIPSGTFTSEPDVNEDDCKVSLKPSLIDCPEDNDFQIAFEQMVSENIQDRIRGTPMPQRLDIVVPLHIRSKTKKTYEQLKSEDSDTPVVNFVLMLKKGNKQQYKNVNVPIDSDMAMNLKNQEEAERAEKERVKRLTLNMSARLEEEEYQEMLARSRKTESLNTNYEKRPKYNHPKGAPDTDFIFGTKKMK, from the coding sequence GTCCTTGTCTGCCCCAGCAGTTTCTTCTGATGTAGGAAAGGCTTTTACAAGCTCCAGTGAGATGTGTGATAATGAATCAGTTATGTTGAATGTTGATTTCTTTGGAGAAAAGGCGACTGGTGATGATCAAGATGTTCAGACTGCAAAGGAAATGGTGTCACAGTCAATTGGTCTCATATCACAAAAGAAGCCGAATATAGACTCATTTGAACCAGCAGATGTTGATCAGTCATTTGTTATGGAATATATCAACCAGACAAATTATCGTATATTTGTGACGTCACAGTTAAGAAATTATAATTACTACATTGACAACTGCAGGCCTGCTGAAGAGCATTTTGTGAAGTTAGACTCCAGTGTTAAAAGAAATGCTGCATTTGTGAAGAAATTGAGAACCTTTACAGGGAGTCAGATAGAGTCATTACTGAAAGATGTTGCAACTTTAAATTTAACTAAGTATTTGAGTGAAGTTGCAGCTGCTCTGGTTGATACGAAATTGAAAATGAGTGATGTCTGGGCAGCTGTGAAATTATGTAATATGTTGCATCTAACTTACCCTGAATTTAAAGTTTCACTTCTGGAAAACTGGCAGAGGGCTTTGTGCATAAGGAAGGATGACAAAATTTCGAATCCTGCAAAACTAAGAGTTGACATAAGATTTTATGCAGAGCTCATCAGTGTAGGAATATTCACTTTGAAAGAAGGTTTACCACTTCTTGGCAATGTATTAACAATGTTGATcaatacagataaggaacagcataatAATGTCAATATAATACTTAGTTTTTGTCATCACTGTGGTGATGATTATGCTGGTCTTGTACCACGGAAGTTGCGAATGCTGCTTGAAAAATTTAGTTTGCCGCTGCCACAATATGATTTACTTCCGAAAGAAAAGCAACAGAACGTAAAGGCCCTGCTTTTAGAGTATTATAATTCTCTGTGCAAGAGACGCTCTACTGATTACTGTGAATTGCAGGCCTATATAAAGAGGAATGAAAAGATATTACAAACAAAAGGTCAGCTTAGTTTTGAGAGGAAAGAGAGACTTGAAGAGCTCCATCTAGCATTTCAAAATCTTGATGCtaatacattaaaattttctgAAGTGCTTGATGTGGATGTACCGCCTCTTCCAGTTGTGAAATCAGCCAAGCATGAGAGTTTAAACAGTAATAGTGAAAGTGAAGAGTGCACAAATGTTGCTGATATATGGGATGATGATGATTCCAGGCAGTTTTATGAAGTCCTTCCTGATTTGAAAGAATTCATGCCAAATCTTCAAACACAAGTCATTGAACAAGACAGTATAACGGAGGAAGCTCTAGATATGGAATTAGATACTGATACTCCTTTTGATGATGATCAGCCTGTACCTGATACCGAAGAGACAGATGACAGTGAGATAGTACCTGTTGCAAACAAGCCACAAATAGAAACATTTGTGAGCAGTCTTACAAGCTGTGTTAACAGGGAGCTAATTGATAGTGCTTCAGTTGAATTTGTtatgaatttaaatacaaaatccaatagaAAGAAGTTAATTAAGTCACTTATAAATGTACCTCGCACACGCTTAGATTTGATTCCAATGTATGCTAGATTAGTGGCGACACTATATCCTGTAGCACCAGAGATAGGAGTGGAGTTATCACAACTACTAAAACAAGCTTTCAGGTACCATGTGCGAAAAAAGGATCAAATGAAAATTGaaacaaagataaaaattgttacttTTATAGGAGAATTAATAAAGTTTCAGGTTTATTCAAAGATAGAAGGCCTCTACTGTCTGAAAATGCTCATCCATGACTTTACACACCATCATATTCAGATGTGTTGTTGTTTTTTGGAATCATGTGGAAGATATTTGTTCAAACATCCAGATAGCAGCAACAGAATGAAAATATTCttagaacaaattatgaggaaaaaAAGTGTGATGGCATTAGATTCACGTCACATTTTAATGATTGAAAATGCCTACTATTCTGTGAATCCCCCAGATGTAGTATGCTTTACGCGTAGAGAGAGACCACCTGAGCAGGAATTCATTCGTAAAATTTTATATCAGGATTTAACAAAATATAACAGTGAAAATGTATTGTGTTTGATGCGAAAGTTGGACTGGGATCAGTCTGATATGGCAGCTTATGCTATTAAGTGCTTAATTTGTGGCTTCAaggtaaaatatgaaaatattgctTATTTAGCAAGCATTGTGTCTGGACTGGCCTTATTTCAAGATTTTGTTGGGCCAATGGTTGTTGATGGTGTATTGGAAGATATACGACTTGGTATGGAACTGAATCTTCCCAAGTATAATCAGCGACGTGTGGCAATGATTAAATACCTTGGAGAATTGTATAACTACAGGATGATTGACAGTAAGACAGTTTTCCGTGTACTTTATTCGTTGATAACATTTGGGGTTTCGTGGGATTTGAGGGTGCCTTCTGCCATCGATCCTCCGGAAAGCCTTTCAAGAATTCGTTTATCTTGTGTACTGTTAGATACTTGTGGAAATTATTTTGTTACTGGACGAAGTAAGGCAACATTGGAAACCTatcttgtttttttccagcattATTACTTGTTAAAGTATACAAATCCGTTTTGGAATGAAAACAACCTCTTTCCTCCAGGTATTAAGCTCATGTTTCAGGAAACAGTGTTAAAACTTTTTCCAAATGCACAGCTTCATACTTCATTAGCTGAATCTGATGCAGAAGTGAAAAGAATATGTGATGAGTATAAAGATGACAGTGATTTTCTATTTACTATAACAGGCACAAATTTTGAGCACGATGCAGATGATGTGTGCAGTGATTCGGATGAGTATCCAAACCACATATGTGAAGTTACATTGGAGTCTGAGTCTGTACCACTTGAGAACATGTTAACTACAGCCAAAGATCACAGTGGAAATACAATGACTTCTCATTCTGAGACTGTGTCCTTATCTAGTGTGTCGGTAGTGAAATCAGTAGGTTGTTTCGGAGAGAAAGACTTAACATATGCCTCTGATGCACTTTCGTACACAGGTAGTGATATTTTAGATGATTGGGAGACTGATGGAAGCAGTATGGCTGCAGATGGTGGAGGATTGAGCATTCCAAGCGGCACTTTCACTTCAGAACCAGATGTGAACGAGGATGACTGTAAAGTTTCTCTAAAACCGTCATTAATTGACTGCCCAGAGGATAATGACTTTCAAATTGCATTTGAGcaaatggtttcagaaaatattcaAGATAGAATTAGAGGTACCCCTATGCCACAACGTTTGGATATAGTTGTACCATTGCACATTCGATCAAAGACCAAAAAAACCTACGAGCAGCTGAAATCTGAAGATTCTGATACACCTGTTGTAAATTTTGTACTAATGTTGAAAAAAGGCAATAAACAgcagtataaaaatgtaaatgttcctaTTGATTCTGATATGGCGATGAATTTGAAGAACCAAGAGGAAGCTGAACGTGCTGAAAAAGAAAGAGTCAAGCGATTAACATTGAATATGAGTGCAAGATTGGAGGAGGAGGAATATCAAGAAATGCTAGCAAGGAGTAGAAAAACTGAATCGCTGAATACAAATTATGAGAAAAGGCCGAAGTATAATCATCCAAAGGGGGCTCCCGATACAGATTTCATTTTTGGCAcaaagaagatgaaataa